A single genomic interval of Geotrypetes seraphini chromosome 1, aGeoSer1.1, whole genome shotgun sequence harbors:
- the LOC117368457 gene encoding olfactory receptor 1361-like encodes MGTKNHTIVTSFILFGMSDLPEHRILIFLVFLVLYLLNLLGNIVMIILIVNDPQLKTPMYFFLCNLSFADMCLATVNVPNLLANFFSKSKAISYSGCITQMHFFLTTGIAECFLLSAMAYDRYVAICNPLHYTLVMNRKLCSLIAAGCWTIAYFHSLLHTLLMSQLSFCGPNKIDHFFCDLVPLLKLSCSDISTNEIVIFIDGAIVGCGAFLCILISYVRILIAILGIQSSEGRSKVFSTCSSHLIVLTLFFGSAYFTYLQPSSSYIQERNRIMAVMYTVVTPMLNPFIYSLRNNDVKGALRRTIGRRLIPVQAFKVCVLIKV; translated from the coding sequence ATGGGAACTAAAAATcacaccattgtgacatcattcatTCTCTTTGGAATGTCGGACCTTCCAGAGCATCGGATCTTGATTTTCTTGGTGTTTCTAGTTCTGTACCTGCTTAACTTGTTAGGAAATATTGTCATGATCATATTAATAGTCAATGACCCCCAACTTAAAACCCCCATGTATTTCTTTCTCTGTAACTTGTCCTTTGCAGACATGTGTTTGGCCACAGTCAATGTTCCTAATCTACTGGCCAATTTCTTTTCCAAGAGTAAAGCCATTTCTTACTCTGGATGTATTACACAGATGCATTTCTTTCTTACTACAGGAATTGCTGAATGTTTTCTTCTTTCAGCGATGGCATATGATCGATATGTGGCAATCTGTAACCCTCTCCATTATACACTGGTGATGAACAGGAAACTCTGTAGTCTGATAGCAGCTGGATGCTGGACCATTGCTTACTTCCATTCCTTGTTGCACACTTTGTTGATGTCTCAGTTGTCATTCTGTGGGCCAAATAAAATTGACCACTTTTTTTGTGACCTCGTACCTCTACTAAAGCTCTCCTGCTCTGACATTTCCACAAATGAAATAGTGATTTTTATTGATGGAGCCATTGTAGGATGTGGCGCCTTCCTATGTATACTGATCTCCTACGTACGCATCCTCATCGCCATCCTTGGCATTCAGTCATCTGAGGGGAGAAGCAAAGTCTTCTCCACTTGTTCCTCCCACCTTATTGTGCTGACTTTGTTCTTTGGGTCTGCTTATTTCACCTATCTGCAACCCTCTTCTAGCTATATCCAAGAAAGGAACAGGATCATGGCTGTAATGTACACAGTTGTTACACCAATGCTAAACCCATTTATTTATAGTCTTAGAAACAATGATGTGAAGGGAGCTTTAAGACGTACTATTGGTAGAAGGTTGATTCCTGTTCAGGCATTTAAAGTCTGTGTTTTAATTAAAGTTTAG
- the LOC117368463 gene encoding olfactory receptor 1361-like, with product MGTKNHTIVTSFILFGMSDLPEHQILLFLVFLILYLLNLLGNIIMITLIVIDPQLKTPMYFFLCNLSFADMCLATVNVPNLLANFFSKSKNISYSGCITQMHFFLITGIAECFLLSAMAYDRYVAICKPLHYTLVMNRKLCNLIAAGCWTIAYLHSLLHTLLLSQLSFCGPNTIDHFFCDLLPLFKLSCSDISTNEIVIYMEGSIIGCGTFLCILMSYICIFITIFGIRSSEGRHKAFSTCSSHLIVVTLYFGSGSFTYFQPSSSYTHERNRVMTVMYTVVTPMLNPYIYSLRNNDVKGALRRTIARNLISIQTCKTSVLIKV from the coding sequence ATGGGAACTAAAAATcacaccattgtgacatcattcatTCTCTTTGGAATGTCGGATCTTCCAGAGCATCAGATCTTGCTTTTCTTGGTGTTTCTAATTCTGTACCTGCTTAACTTGTTAGGAAAtattatcatgatcacattaaTAGTCATTGACCCTCAACTTAAAACCCCCATGTATTTCTTTCTCTGTAACTTGTCCTTTGCAGACATGTGTTTGGCCACAGTCAATGTTCCTAATCTACTGGCCAATTTCTTTTCCAAGAGTAAAAACATTTCTTACTCTGGATGTATTACACAGATGCATTTCTTTCTTATTACAGGAATTGCTGAATGTTTTCTTCTTTCAGCGATGGCATATGATCGATACGTGGCAATCTGCAAACCTCTCCATTATACACTGGTGATGAACAGGAAACTCTGTAACCTGATAGCAGCTGGATGCTGGACCATTGCTTACCTCCATTCCTTGTTGCACACTCTGTTGTTGTCTCAGTTGTCCTTCTGTGGGCCAAATACAATTGACCACTTCTTCTGTGACCTCCTACCTTTATTCAAGCTCTCCTGCTCTGACATCTCTACCAACGAAATAGTGATTTATATGGAAGGATCCATTATAGGATGTGGCACCTTTCTGTGTATATTGATGTCCTACATATGCATCTTCATCACCATCTTTGGCATTCGGTCATCTGAGGGGAGACacaaagccttctccacttgttccTCTCACCTTATTGTGGTGACTTTGTACTTTGGGTCTGGTTCTTTTACCTATTTTCAACCCTCTTCTAGCTATACCCATGAAAGGAACAGAGTCATGACTGTGATGTACACAGTTGTTACACCAATGCTGAACCCATATATCTATAGTCTTAGAAACAATGATGTGAAAGGAGCTCTGAGACGCACCATTGCTAGAAATTTGATTTCTATTCAGACATGTAAAACCTCTGTTCTAATTAAAGTTTAG